One genomic window of Gemmatimonadaceae bacterium includes the following:
- a CDS encoding metallophosphoesterase: MALCAIVLSIASACRSRAPIGEIAPADIETTLLLIGDAGEPDPRESGPALDSMSAQASLAPGRTIIVFLGDNVYPEGMPEEGRAEWEDARRRLASQVNAVPRGAQGIFVPGNHDWANTGPFGLYAIRLQERVIASLAQGRNVRMLPSNGCPGPVALDAGRLRLIALDTQWWLHSYIVRDSLSKCATDPAAVTAALRAQVGAKQDGRVTFVAGHHPLMTGGEHGGYCGITGPFRRFGGRGQDITSSRNRVMRDSIEAAFAANPPLAYAAGHEHNLQVLRGGPNVRYLLVSGAGSEAKTTCAVWMRESYHVVQRRSGFMRVDILRNKGVLLRVFNYSDGGVGGLAYSRWLEVR; encoded by the coding sequence GTGGCGCTGTGTGCGATCGTCCTGAGCATCGCATCGGCGTGCCGGTCGCGTGCGCCAATCGGGGAGATCGCTCCCGCGGATATCGAAACGACGCTGCTGTTGATCGGCGATGCCGGCGAACCGGATCCCCGCGAAAGCGGACCTGCTCTCGATTCAATGTCGGCACAGGCATCGCTTGCTCCTGGCCGCACGATAATCGTCTTTCTGGGCGACAATGTTTATCCGGAAGGGATGCCGGAGGAAGGTCGCGCCGAATGGGAGGACGCGCGTCGCCGGCTGGCGTCCCAGGTGAACGCGGTTCCTCGCGGAGCACAGGGAATATTCGTTCCCGGAAATCACGACTGGGCCAATACAGGTCCATTCGGTCTCTACGCGATTCGGCTTCAGGAGCGTGTGATCGCGTCACTCGCACAGGGTCGGAACGTGCGCATGCTGCCCAGTAACGGCTGTCCAGGCCCCGTCGCGCTCGACGCGGGGCGGCTCCGATTGATTGCCCTCGATACGCAATGGTGGCTGCACAGCTACATCGTCAGAGATTCCTTGTCGAAGTGCGCTACCGATCCTGCCGCAGTGACCGCGGCGCTCAGGGCTCAGGTTGGAGCGAAGCAGGACGGCCGTGTGACGTTTGTGGCAGGCCACCACCCGCTCATGACCGGCGGTGAACACGGCGGCTATTGCGGAATCACCGGGCCATTCCGCCGCTTCGGCGGACGCGGTCAGGACATCACCTCGTCACGCAACCGTGTCATGCGTGATTCCATCGAGGCGGCGTTCGCGGCTAATCCGCCGCTGGCGTACGCCGCGGGACATGAACACAATCTTCAGGTGTTGAGAGGCGGACCCAACGTTCGATATTTGCTCGTGAGTGGTGCGGGTTCTGAGGCCAAGACGACATGTGCAGTATGGATGCGAGAGAGTTATCACGTGGTTCAGCGGCGGAGCGGCTTCATGCGTGTCGATATCCTCCGCAATAAGGGCGTGCTGCTGCGGGTCTTCAACTATTCCGACGGCGGCGTTGGCGGGCTCGCCTACTCACGATGGCTGGAGGTTCGGTGA
- a CDS encoding DUF2203 domain-containing protein, with protein MRTSFTVADANRMLPLVRRIVSDVVRDYLRWQDKVREFEAAAASRTIDTPSDEADRLEREAQNLARDIDGYIAEITQLGVQIKGLDTGLVDFPGEMDGRPVLLCWQLGEENVRYWHEEHAGFIGRQLLPETHTGL; from the coding sequence ATGCGTACCAGCTTTACTGTCGCCGATGCCAACAGAATGCTTCCCCTCGTGCGTCGCATCGTGAGCGATGTCGTCCGGGATTACCTGCGGTGGCAGGACAAGGTCAGAGAATTCGAAGCGGCGGCGGCCAGCCGCACTATCGACACACCGAGCGATGAGGCCGACCGGCTCGAGCGCGAGGCTCAGAACCTTGCCCGGGACATCGACGGGTATATCGCCGAGATCACGCAGCTTGGTGTTCAGATCAAAGGTCTGGATACCGGGCTGGTGGATTTCCCGGGCGAAATGGACGGGAGGCCGGTATTGTTGTGCTGGCAGCTTGGAGAGGAAAACGTGCGCTACTGGCATGAGGAACATGCGGGTTTCATCGGGCGGCAACTGCTGCCTGAAACACATACGGGGCTGTAA
- the rnz gene encoding ribonuclease Z: MSLTVRFLGTSASRPTVERNVTSIAVVREGETLLFDCGEGTQRQMMRYGTSFALVDIFFTHMHADHMLGVIGLMRTLALQGRTEPMHLWAPPASEPLLRQAIALGSEREKFPVEITEFVPDTPIQRKGYSILPFTVDHKQKSAVGFALIEDIRLGRFNPELARRIGIPEGPAWGKLHRGLPVTLDDGRVVEAAQLVGPSRAGRRIVFSGDTRPCAATIAASQGADLLMHEATFADEEAARAIETGHSTAREAADVAAEANVKQLALTHLSARYSLNASELLGEARELFDNCVVARDGMEIDVPFAED; encoded by the coding sequence ATGTCACTCACCGTTCGCTTCCTCGGCACCTCCGCATCGCGGCCCACCGTGGAGCGGAACGTCACTTCGATCGCAGTAGTGCGCGAAGGGGAAACGCTGCTCTTCGACTGCGGCGAAGGCACCCAGCGGCAGATGATGCGTTACGGAACGAGCTTCGCGCTCGTCGATATTTTCTTCACTCACATGCATGCCGACCACATGCTGGGCGTCATCGGGCTGATGCGGACTCTCGCACTGCAGGGACGTACCGAGCCAATGCACCTCTGGGCCCCACCAGCATCGGAACCCCTCCTGCGCCAGGCAATCGCACTGGGCAGTGAACGAGAAAAATTCCCGGTCGAGATCACCGAGTTCGTGCCGGACACCCCGATTCAGAGAAAGGGGTACAGCATTCTCCCCTTCACAGTTGATCACAAGCAGAAAAGCGCGGTCGGATTTGCACTGATCGAAGACATCCGCCTCGGTCGCTTCAACCCTGAGCTCGCGCGCAGGATTGGAATACCCGAAGGGCCGGCATGGGGAAAACTTCACCGCGGCCTCCCGGTGACGCTCGATGACGGCAGGGTCGTCGAAGCAGCGCAACTGGTGGGGCCATCTCGCGCGGGACGACGGATCGTTTTCAGTGGTGATACCCGGCCGTGCGCTGCCACGATCGCAGCATCACAAGGAGCCGACCTTCTGATGCACGAAGCGACGTTTGCCGACGAGGAAGCCGCACGAGCGATCGAGACTGGTCACTCCACCGCACGCGAAGCAGCCGATGTTGCAGCGGAGGCAAACGTGAAACAGCTCGCGCTAACCCACCTCTCCGCGCGGTACTCCCTCAACGCATCGGAGTTGCTAGGCGAGGCGCGCGAGTTATTCGACAACTGCGTAGTGGCGAGGGACGGAATGGAGATCGACGTTCCGTTCGCCGAGGATTAG
- a CDS encoding DUF983 domain-containing protein, which yields MSGPTVRARVSIRAAWRMLSRAMRLRCPHCGAGSVLATWFRLKERCPRCRLHLERGESDYFLGAYMVMLIVMEGIFAIGFLIVLLITWPDPPWEAIQWGGAVVLFVSVLGSYPFAKTLWLAVDLMFRPVVPAELGWHEGDPSLEEEDIRR from the coding sequence ATGTCTGGCCCGACTGTTCGCGCCCGGGTGTCAATCCGCGCTGCCTGGCGCATGCTCTCGCGCGCGATGCGCCTGCGTTGCCCGCACTGCGGTGCTGGATCGGTGCTCGCGACATGGTTCAGGCTGAAGGAGCGCTGCCCTCGCTGCAGGCTGCATCTCGAACGAGGCGAGAGTGACTACTTCCTCGGCGCGTACATGGTGATGCTTATAGTGATGGAAGGAATCTTTGCGATCGGATTCCTGATTGTGCTGTTAATCACGTGGCCGGATCCACCCTGGGAGGCAATCCAGTGGGGCGGTGCGGTGGTGCTGTTTGTGAGCGTTCTTGGTTCCTATCCTTTTGCCAAAACGCTGTGGCTTGCGGTCGATCTGATGTTCCGCCCGGTGGTGCCCGCCGAACTGGGATGGCACGAGGGTGATCCGTCGCTTGAGGAGGAAGACATCCGGCGCTGA
- a CDS encoding gamma-glutamyltransferase, whose amino-acid sequence MSSHSVRLLFAALTTVAMLPLGAQRTAKPPLHAKHWLAITGKPLSATAGAMAFQKGGNAVDAACAMLAAGATMWDVLSWGGETQALIYHPKLKKVIGINALGVAPTGATAAYYKSKGMRNPPEYGPLAAVTPGTPGGLMVMLAEYGTLSLAQILAPAIEMADGYPIEAQTADRMERDKAHIKKWKYSRALYLTHPGQTREAPEPGELFVQKDLAVTLRKLVAAEREALRTGKNRKQAIYAAYDRFYKGDIAKEIVRGTKEEGGLITMQDMAGWKVRIEEPVSVNYRGIQVYKLPFWQQGPAMLQALNILENADVKAMGHNSPKYIHAIYQAMSLAFADRDFYYGDPYFPPEEPVRGLLSKEYAKARYAGIDWRRNDSTVRPGDPYPFQQGTNPFKQVLADWSITGAVAAQPKSGQQDKPAKPDSGSAPIASTDSAFRDGFYRGTTSIEAADAEGWVVSITPSGGWVPAVIAGHTGVGLSQRGQSFVTDAADGPFNVIQPGQRPRVTLTPTMALKDGLPYLAFAVQGGDSQDQNLLQFFLNVVEFGMTVQQAAEAPNINSYQMRSSFGAHESRPGRMLIASSTPDSVRAELVRMGYTLEVERLTSGPINAILFDRKHGTFWGASSNYGEDYGIAW is encoded by the coding sequence ATGTCATCTCACTCTGTTCGCCTGCTGTTCGCCGCGCTGACAACGGTCGCGATGCTCCCGCTTGGCGCGCAGCGAACAGCGAAACCTCCACTGCATGCGAAACACTGGCTGGCCATTACCGGCAAGCCTCTCAGCGCAACGGCGGGTGCGATGGCATTTCAGAAGGGTGGCAATGCTGTCGATGCCGCATGCGCGATGCTCGCCGCCGGCGCGACGATGTGGGACGTACTTTCGTGGGGCGGCGAGACGCAGGCACTGATCTATCACCCCAAGCTGAAAAAAGTCATCGGCATCAATGCCCTCGGCGTTGCTCCCACCGGTGCAACAGCGGCGTATTACAAGTCGAAGGGGATGCGCAATCCTCCCGAGTACGGGCCGCTCGCCGCAGTGACTCCGGGGACACCTGGAGGGCTCATGGTCATGCTGGCCGAATACGGCACGCTGTCCCTCGCGCAGATCCTTGCGCCCGCGATCGAAATGGCAGATGGATACCCGATCGAAGCGCAAACAGCCGACAGGATGGAGCGGGACAAGGCGCATATCAAGAAATGGAAGTACTCCCGCGCTTTGTACCTCACCCATCCCGGCCAGACTCGGGAGGCACCCGAGCCCGGAGAGCTGTTCGTGCAGAAAGATCTCGCCGTGACGCTCAGGAAACTCGTGGCGGCGGAACGTGAGGCCCTACGTACCGGCAAGAACCGGAAGCAGGCTATTTACGCGGCGTACGACAGGTTCTACAAGGGCGACATTGCGAAGGAGATCGTTCGCGGGACGAAGGAAGAGGGCGGCCTGATAACGATGCAGGATATGGCAGGCTGGAAGGTGCGTATCGAGGAGCCGGTGAGCGTGAACTACCGCGGCATTCAGGTCTACAAGCTTCCATTCTGGCAGCAGGGTCCGGCAATGCTGCAGGCGCTGAACATTCTCGAGAACGCCGACGTAAAGGCGATGGGCCACAACTCGCCGAAGTACATCCACGCGATTTATCAGGCAATGAGCCTCGCCTTCGCCGATCGCGACTTCTACTACGGAGACCCGTACTTTCCGCCCGAGGAGCCGGTGCGCGGACTGCTGTCGAAGGAATATGCGAAAGCGCGTTATGCCGGTATTGACTGGCGCCGCAATGACTCAACCGTCAGGCCGGGAGACCCTTATCCCTTTCAACAGGGCACCAATCCATTCAAACAGGTGCTGGCGGACTGGAGTATCACTGGCGCCGTTGCGGCGCAGCCAAAAAGCGGGCAACAGGACAAACCCGCGAAGCCCGACAGCGGCTCTGCACCGATTGCCAGCACGGATTCGGCGTTCAGGGATGGATTTTACCGGGGAACAACTTCCATCGAGGCTGCCGACGCTGAGGGATGGGTGGTGTCAATTACACCAAGCGGGGGCTGGGTACCGGCGGTGATCGCGGGACATACGGGCGTTGGGCTGAGCCAGCGCGGGCAGAGTTTCGTGACCGATGCGGCTGATGGTCCGTTCAACGTCATTCAGCCGGGCCAGCGGCCGCGGGTTACGCTCACCCCGACGATGGCGCTAAAGGATGGGCTCCCATACTTGGCGTTTGCCGTGCAGGGTGGCGACTCGCAGGATCAGAATCTGCTTCAGTTCTTTCTCAACGTCGTGGAGTTCGGAATGACGGTGCAGCAGGCCGCGGAAGCGCCGAACATCAACAGCTACCAGATGCGGTCGTCGTTCGGTGCGCACGAGTCGCGGCCGGGGCGCATGCTGATCGCCTCGTCCACCCCGGACAGTGTGCGTGCAGAGCTGGTACGGATGGGCTACACGCTCGAGGTCGAACGGCTCACTTCGGGCCCGATCAACGCGATTCTGTTCGATCGCAAACACGGGACGTTCTGGGGTGCCTCGAGCAACTATGGGGAGGACTACGGGATAGCCTGGTAA